The Streptomyces phaeolivaceus genome has a window encoding:
- a CDS encoding IclR family transcriptional regulator — protein MGRLVPAVTRALDILELFLDGDGTLSAPDIVRRLQLPRTTVHELVTTLAARGYIVQVQGQPGRYRLGVRPYQLGSRYAEQLDLAAEGQQVARSVAETCDETVHVAILEYTDVIYIAKVDSTHAVRMVSAAGRRLPAHCTSVGKMLLASLPESELSARIPNDADLVAMTPNSITDPGALRETLARIRERGLAVENRESNPDVSCVAAPVRDRTGKVVAALSISVPMIRWSDERRIELEQLAAKGAAELSERLGHRSMA, from the coding sequence ATGGGACGCCTAGTACCTGCCGTGACCCGGGCGCTCGACATATTGGAGCTCTTCCTGGACGGGGACGGCACGCTCTCCGCCCCCGACATCGTGCGCAGACTCCAGCTGCCCCGCACCACCGTGCACGAGCTGGTCACCACGCTCGCCGCCCGGGGGTACATCGTCCAGGTGCAGGGCCAGCCCGGCCGCTACCGCCTGGGAGTCCGCCCGTACCAGCTGGGCAGCCGCTACGCCGAGCAGCTGGACCTCGCCGCCGAGGGCCAGCAGGTGGCCAGATCCGTCGCCGAGACCTGCGACGAGACGGTGCATGTGGCGATCCTGGAGTACACGGACGTCATCTACATCGCCAAGGTCGACTCCACACACGCCGTGCGCATGGTCTCCGCCGCGGGCCGCCGCCTCCCGGCGCACTGCACCTCCGTGGGCAAGATGCTCCTCGCCTCCCTTCCCGAGTCCGAGCTGAGCGCCCGTATCCCGAACGACGCAGACCTGGTCGCCATGACCCCCAACAGCATCACCGACCCGGGCGCCCTGCGCGAGACCCTGGCCCGGATCCGTGAGCGGGGTCTCGCCGTGGAGAACCGCGAGTCCAACCCGGACGTGTCCTGTGTGGCCGCCCCGGTCCGCGACCGCACCGGCAAGGTCGTCGCCGCGCTCTCCATCTCCGTGCCCATGATCCGCTGGAGCGACGAGCGCCGGATCGAGCTGGAGCAGCTCGCCGCCAAGGGCGCCGCGGAGCTGTCGGAGCGCCTCGGCCACCGGTCCATGGCATGA
- a CDS encoding IS4 family transposase has translation MFAPGHLGELTRIIPFEMVDAVLAETGAVQQRLRKIPARVVVYLLLAAALFEDCGYLAVWRRLTAALETIPVVKITGAGLWDARRRLGVRPMRALFDLLRGPATVIRTRGARFKGLLAVAIDGTYLDVPDSPPHRARLGKGSNRFGTAGYPQICLTALVACGTRAILDAAFGPRSQGETGHGRRLMRSLHAGMIVLLDRGFSGNAFLTAVAATEASFLARITATRKPPVLARFGDGSHLSRFGALEVRIIECEITVTTSQGRRTGLYRLATNLLDHHRYPASDLVSLYHERWEVESAYFAIKKTMLGRRVLRSTTPPGIAQEVYALLSAYQALRIAIADATGATPGTDPDRASFSVALRCARDQIVQAAGIIAGTTIDLVGTIGRTVLEHLMPARRLRISPRAVKRPLSRYAYKSLNIDRRTYTATLSINILTPTISP, from the coding sequence GTGTTCGCCCCGGGGCATCTGGGGGAACTCACCCGGATCATCCCGTTCGAGATGGTCGATGCGGTCCTTGCCGAGACCGGTGCTGTCCAGCAACGGCTGCGGAAGATTCCCGCCCGGGTGGTGGTCTACCTGCTGCTGGCCGCGGCCCTGTTCGAGGACTGCGGCTACCTGGCCGTCTGGCGCAGGCTCACCGCCGCGCTGGAGACGATACCGGTCGTGAAGATCACCGGCGCGGGGCTCTGGGACGCCCGCAGGCGTCTGGGCGTGCGGCCCATGCGGGCCCTGTTCGATCTGCTGCGCGGGCCGGCCACGGTGATCCGCACCCGCGGCGCCCGCTTCAAGGGCCTGCTGGCCGTTGCGATCGACGGCACCTACCTCGACGTTCCCGACAGCCCGCCGCACCGGGCCCGTCTGGGCAAGGGGTCCAACCGGTTCGGAACTGCCGGCTACCCGCAGATCTGCCTGACCGCGCTGGTGGCCTGTGGCACCCGGGCGATCCTGGATGCCGCCTTCGGACCGCGCTCCCAGGGAGAGACCGGACACGGCAGGCGGCTCATGCGCTCCCTGCACGCCGGAATGATCGTCCTGCTGGACCGGGGCTTTTCGGGCAACGCGTTCCTGACAGCCGTCGCCGCCACCGAAGCCTCCTTCCTCGCACGCATCACTGCCACCCGCAAACCTCCCGTCCTGGCCCGCTTCGGCGACGGCTCCCACCTCTCCCGCTTCGGCGCCCTCGAGGTCCGCATCATCGAATGCGAGATCACCGTCACCACCAGCCAGGGCCGCCGCACCGGGCTCTACCGGCTGGCCACCAACCTCCTGGACCACCACCGCTACCCGGCATCCGACCTGGTCAGTCTGTATCACGAGCGGTGGGAAGTGGAGTCCGCCTACTTCGCGATCAAGAAAACGATGCTGGGCCGGCGGGTCCTGCGCTCCACCACTCCGCCCGGCATCGCCCAGGAGGTCTACGCCCTGCTGAGCGCCTACCAGGCCCTGCGGATCGCTATCGCCGACGCCACCGGGGCCACACCCGGAACAGACCCGGACCGGGCCAGCTTCAGCGTTGCCCTGCGATGCGCCCGCGACCAGATCGTCCAGGCCGCGGGCATCATCGCCGGCACCACGATCGACCTCGTCGGGACGATCGGCCGAACCGTCCTGGAACACCTCATGCCCGCCCGCCGCCTCCGCATCAGCCCCCGCGCAGTGAAACGACCCCTGTCCCGATACGCCTACAAAAGCCTCAATATCGACCGACGCACCTACACAGCCACCCTCAGCATCAACATCTTGACGCCGACGATCAGCCCATAA
- a CDS encoding helix-turn-helix domain-containing protein yields the protein MTGGPGTVTVRSAWHDVPRLQVREFAAIAMAEAPALAEEILREIRREYPHLPVVLDDSGEPMALIGIRRAIEVFVQHLEIAEGRPRVPPGVFQEFGRGEGLNGRSLDSLQAIYRLGVRLAWRRFAEIGQRVEIPPPAMYELVDAGYEYLDGLVDQSVRGYAEAAARQAGERLRLQRRLMELLLAEHHRGDPADALTERAARIGWTLPEKVAVGVLLRPAREAMAPAVGQGVLLDMEYEQPRMVVPEPDAAGRPELLHRALTGWSGAIGPPVPLADAAKSLRWAEAAVRLMERRLLPGGEVLHCTEHTEALVLLQPEELIDDLALRCLAPLAHCGPTHGRRLAETLLAWLETRGGAPEIATRLGVHPQTVRYRLRQIRELWGDEIDDPDRRFELELVLRAQRLRGELGDPRGRR from the coding sequence GTGACCGGAGGCCCGGGAACCGTCACCGTCCGCTCCGCCTGGCACGACGTACCGCGGCTCCAGGTGCGCGAGTTCGCCGCGATCGCCATGGCCGAGGCGCCCGCCCTCGCCGAGGAGATCCTGCGCGAGATCCGCCGTGAGTACCCGCATCTGCCCGTCGTCCTCGACGACTCCGGCGAGCCGATGGCCCTCATCGGCATCCGCCGCGCGATCGAGGTCTTCGTCCAGCATCTGGAGATCGCCGAGGGCCGCCCGCGCGTCCCTCCCGGTGTCTTCCAGGAGTTCGGCCGCGGCGAGGGCCTCAACGGCCGCAGCCTCGACTCCCTCCAGGCGATCTACCGCCTCGGCGTACGCCTCGCCTGGCGCCGTTTCGCGGAGATCGGCCAGCGCGTGGAGATCCCGCCGCCCGCGATGTACGAACTCGTCGACGCCGGATACGAGTACCTGGACGGCCTGGTGGACCAGTCGGTGCGCGGCTACGCGGAGGCGGCGGCCCGGCAGGCGGGTGAACGTCTGCGACTGCAACGCAGGTTGATGGAACTGCTGTTGGCCGAGCACCACAGGGGCGACCCGGCCGACGCGCTCACCGAACGCGCCGCCCGGATCGGCTGGACCCTCCCGGAGAAGGTCGCGGTCGGGGTCCTCCTACGCCCCGCCCGCGAGGCCATGGCTCCCGCCGTCGGCCAGGGCGTGCTGCTCGACATGGAGTACGAGCAGCCCCGCATGGTCGTCCCCGAACCGGACGCGGCCGGCCGCCCTGAACTCCTGCACCGCGCCCTGACCGGCTGGTCCGGGGCGATCGGCCCGCCGGTGCCGCTGGCCGACGCGGCGAAGTCGCTGCGCTGGGCGGAGGCGGCGGTACGGCTGATGGAGCGGCGGCTGTTGCCCGGGGGTGAGGTTCTGCACTGCACCGAGCACACCGAGGCCCTCGTTCTCCTCCAGCCCGAGGAACTGATCGACGACCTCGCCCTGCGGTGTCTCGCGCCCCTCGCGCACTGCGGTCCCACGCACGGGCGGCGCCTTGCCGAGACGCTGCTCGCGTGGCTGGAGACGCGTGGGGGTGCGCCGGAGATCGCCACGCGTCTGGGTGTGCATCCGCAAACCGTCCGTTATCGGCTTCGGCAGATCCGGGAGCTCTGGGGCGACGAGATCGACGATCCCGACCGCCGCTTCGAGCTGGAGCTGGTGCTTCGGGCGCAGCGGTTGCGGGGGGAGCTGGGGGATCCGCGCGGGAGGAGGTGA